The proteins below are encoded in one region of Desulfurella sp.:
- a CDS encoding DUF5320 family protein, translating to MPFGDGRGPLWASDSTYAPRWYGRGLGRGLGRGRGFWARGFGWGFRSYGANYDKELLEEEKRYLQDRLKEIDSLLNR from the coding sequence ATGCCATTTGGAGATGGAAGAGGACCACTTTGGGCTAGCGATAGCACATATGCACCAAGATGGTACGGAAGAGGCTTGGGCAGAGGTTTAGGTAGAGGAAGAGGTTTTTGGGCAAGAGGATTTGGCTGGGGTTTTCGATCATATGGCGCTAACTATGATAAAGAGCTATTAGAAGAAGAAAAACGCTACCTCCAAGATCGCTTAAAGGAAATTGACTCTTTGCTTAACCGCTAA